ATGTTCGAGCGGTTCTTCAAGACGGACAAGTCCCGGGCCGAGGGGGGGACCGGGCTCGGCCTGGCCATCGCCCGGGAGCTCGTGCAAGCCCACGGCGGCCGGATCTGGGTGGAGAGCCCCGACGGGGCCGCGTTCACGTTCGCCTTGCCCGCCCTTGATCCCGACCCGAACATCTCATAACATCAGCCTCGCCATGGATGATGAGTGTAGCTATCACAGTCCAAGTCTGGGAAAGATTTCCTTCGACGAGGTCATCGACGAGATCCTGGCGATGATCGCTGCCGAGCCCGATGACCGCTACGAGATGATCGTGGGCACCGATTCCCAAACCTACTACGACGATGCCGAGTACGTGTCGGCGATCGTCGTTCACCGCGTGGGGAAGGGCGGCCGCTACTTCTGGCGCCGGGTCCACGAGCGCCGCCCGGCCAGCCTGCGCGACCGCATCTACCGCGAGGCGTGGCTGTCGTACGAGACGGCCCAGGCGCTGATCGCCGCGCTGAAGGAGCGTGGGGTGTTCGGGTTCCACCTCGAGATCCACGTCGACGTGGGCCGGGGCGGCCGCACCCGGGAACTCGTGGAGGAGGTGGTGGGGATGATCCTTGGCGTCGGGTTCCCCGTGCGGACCAAACCCGACGCCTACGCCGCCTCCACCGTGGCCGACAAGTACACGTGAGCCCACCGGCCACGCGGAACCACGTCCATTCCCGCGTGTCCTCCTCCCCGCCCCAGGCTCCGCATAGCATGGGCGTGTGCCGACGCTGGCCGATCTTCTGTTCGGAATGGCCCCGGTCGAGGTGACCGGGCTCAGTTGGGATTCCCGCCGTGTCCGGCCCGGGGACCTGTTCTTCGCCCTGCCCGGGACCCGGGCCGATGGCCATGCGTTCATCGGTGACGCCATCGTCCGCGGCGCGGCGGCGGTGGTAGGGGAACGCCCTTTGGTCAAGCTCCCCGTGCCCTACGCCCTCGTTCCCGATGCGCGGGCGGCGCTGGCCCAGGCGGCGTGCGCCTTCTACGACCACCCCACGCGCCGCATCCCCACGATCGCCGTCACCGGGACCAACGGCAAGACCACGGTCGTCCACCTCCTCGGGCAACTCCTCCCCGCTTGCGAGGCCCTGACCACGGTGCGGGTGGAGAGGGAGGGGCTATCCTGTGTGACCACCCCCGAAGCGCCCGACCTCCAGCGCCTGGCCGCCCGGGCGGTGGGCGGGGGAAGGAAGTTCTTCGCGTTCGAGGCCTCCTCGATCGGCCTCGCCCAGCACCGGGTGGACGGGGTGCACCTGGCGGCGGCGGTGTTCACCAACCTCGGCCGCGATCACCTCGACTTCCACCGCACACACGAGACATACCTCGCCGCCAAGCTCCGCCTGTTCGCGATGCTCCCCCCAGGCGGAATCGCGGTGGTGAACGCGGAGGACCTCCACGGCGCCCGGTTCCTTGCCGTGTCCCGCGGGCGGCCGGTGCGGTACGGGATCGGGCACGGGGACGTGCGGGCGGAGGGGCTGCGGCCAACCCCGGATGGGGCCGAGTTCCGGCTGGTCACGCCGGACGGGTCTGCCGACGTGCGGCTTCCCTTCCCAGGGGTGCACAACGTGCGGAACGCCCTGGCCGCAGCGGCCACGGCGTGGGCCCTCGGCGAGCCGGTGGACGCGCTGGCCGAGCGGCTGTCGCGGGCCGAGCTCCCTCCTGGGCGGTTCCAGCGCCTGCGCACCGCGGGCGGGGCTCAGGCGGTGGTGGACTACGCCCATACCCCCGAGGCCCTGGCCCAGATGGTGGCCACACTGCGCCCGACCGCGCGCCGGTTGATCGTGGTGTTCGGGGCGAGCGGGGAGGCGGACCGGGGGAAACGGCCGCTGATGGGGGAGGCGGTGGGCCGCCGCGCCGACCTCGCGGTGATCACCGCCGACAACCCCAAGTCCGAGGACCCGGGGAAGATCGCCGAGGCCGTGGCCCATGGGGTGCGTGCGGCTGGAGGGCGGTACGTGGTGGTGCTGGACCGCCGCCAGGCAATCCGCCGGGCGGTAGAGGAAGCGGGGCCGGGCGACGTGGTGCTCATCGCCGGGAAGGGCCACGAGCGGTACCAGCTCACCGCCGACGGCCCAGTGCCCTACTCCGACCTAGAGGTGCTCCTCTCGGAGCACTCAGCGGCGCTCGAGCGAGCGTAGCAAGTCCAATACCCGGCCGGCCACGTTCGCCGGCGGGCTCTGCGCGTCCATCACGTAGACCTTGGGATCGCGGGGCGGTTGAAGGTCCCGCTGGGCCGAAAGCCGCTGCACCACGGCCCCGAAGGGAAGCCCAGAGGCCAACAAGCGCTCCCGCCGCTCCTCCTCCGGGACGTCCAGCCATACGAACGCGTCGAAGAGGGACCGGTCCACGTGGGAGGAAGAGAGGAGCAGAGCCCCCTCCACCAGGAGGAACCTCGTCCCCTTCTTCTCGTGGTCGGCGATGGCCCGCCGGACCGCGGCCATGACCTCGGGGTGCACGATCGCCTCCAGGTCCGCCTTGGCCCGAGGATCGGAGAGGGCGACCGTGGCCAGCCGGAACCGGTCCACCGACCCGTCACGGGCGAGGATCCCCCCCCCGAACCGGGCCACCACCC
This genomic interval from Candidatus Acetothermia bacterium contains the following:
- the coaE gene encoding dephospho-CoA kinase (Dephospho-CoA kinase (CoaE) performs the final step in coenzyme A biosynthesis.), whose protein sequence is MKVIGIVGPAGSGKSTVARMLARRAGIARVDCDELAWSTYRPGGPAYARVVARFGGGILARDGSVDRFRLATVALSDPRAKADLEAIVHPEVMAAVRRAIADHEKKGTRFLLVEGALLLSSSHVDRSLFDAFVWLDVPEEERRERLLASGLPFGAVVQRLSAQRDLQPPRDPKVYVMDAQSPPANVAGRVLDLLRSLERR
- a CDS encoding UDP-N-acetylmuramoyl-L-alanyl-D-glutamate--2,6-diaminopimelate ligase, which codes for MPTLADLLFGMAPVEVTGLSWDSRRVRPGDLFFALPGTRADGHAFIGDAIVRGAAAVVGERPLVKLPVPYALVPDARAALAQAACAFYDHPTRRIPTIAVTGTNGKTTVVHLLGQLLPACEALTTVRVEREGLSCVTTPEAPDLQRLAARAVGGGRKFFAFEASSIGLAQHRVDGVHLAAAVFTNLGRDHLDFHRTHETYLAAKLRLFAMLPPGGIAVVNAEDLHGARFLAVSRGRPVRYGIGHGDVRAEGLRPTPDGAEFRLVTPDGSADVRLPFPGVHNVRNALAAAATAWALGEPVDALAERLSRAELPPGRFQRLRTAGGAQAVVDYAHTPEALAQMVATLRPTARRLIVVFGASGEADRGKRPLMGEAVGRRADLAVITADNPKSEDPGKIAEAVAHGVRAAGGRYVVVLDRRQAIRRAVEEAGPGDVVLIAGKGHERYQLTADGPVPYSDLEVLLSEHSAALERA
- a CDS encoding ribonuclease H-like YkuK family protein codes for the protein MDDECSYHSPSLGKISFDEVIDEILAMIAAEPDDRYEMIVGTDSQTYYDDAEYVSAIVVHRVGKGGRYFWRRVHERRPASLRDRIYREAWLSYETAQALIAALKERGVFGFHLEIHVDVGRGGRTRELVEEVVGMILGVGFPVRTKPDAYAASTVADKYT